One window from the genome of Entelurus aequoreus isolate RoL-2023_Sb linkage group LG04, RoL_Eaeq_v1.1, whole genome shotgun sequence encodes:
- the tcf21 gene encoding transcription factor 21 has product MSTGSLSDVDDELLDGILKFAKDSTESTEESSNGEGHASDNTPAKRRLKASRKSASRKSACEEGGKPVQRNAANARERARMRVLSKAFSRLKTSLPWVPSDTKLSKLDTLRLASSYIAHLREILANDKYENGFIHPVNLTWPFMVAGKSDNELKEMLNTTRLCGTTAS; this is encoded by the exons ATGTCCACCGGCTCCCTCAGCGACGTGGACGACGAGCTGCTGGACGGCATCCTCAAGTTCGCCAAGGACTCCACGGAGAGCACGGAGGAGAGCTCCAACGGCGAGGGACACGCCAGCGACAACACGCCGGCTAAGCGGCGCCTGAAGGCGTCACGGAAGTCCGCGTCACGGAAGAGCGCCTGTGAGGAGGGGGGCAAGCCGGTGCAGAGGAACGCGGCGAACGCCCGAGAGAGAGCCCGGATGCGCGTCCTCTCCAAGGCCTTCTCCCGGCTGAAGACCTCCTTGCCGTGGGTGCCGTCCGACACGAAGCTGTCCAAGTTGGACACCCTGCGCCTGGCGTCCAGCTACATCGCGCACCTGCGGGAGATTCTAGCTAACGACAAGTACGAGAACGGCTTCATCCACCCCGTCAACCTG ACGTGGCCCTTCATGGTTGCAGGAAAGTCAGACAACGAGTTGAAAGAAATGCTGAACACAACAAGGTTATGTGGCACTACGGCTTCCTGA